CGATTGGCACCTTGTTCGCACGCTTTGATGTCAAACCTCTAGCGGCGGCTTCTATTGCCCAAGTACATACTGCTGCATTGCATGATGGTCGTGAAGTGGTGGTAAAAGTGGTGCGTCCTGATATCCGTACCACCATCATTGCTGATTTTGAGCTACTACGTGAGCTGGCCAATTGGGCATCAGCGCGTATTGAAGCGGCACGTGCCATCCATATCGTCGATATTGTCGAAGACTATCGCCAAGTGATGTTAAACGAGCTGGATTTGACCTTAGAGGCAGACAATACCACTCAGATGCGCAACAACTTCTTGGGTTCCGCATTGATGTATGTACCAGAAGTCTATGATTCTGCCAAAAATGTGATGGTCATGGAGCGTATCCAAGGCGTTCCTATCTCGCAAGTTGCAGTGTTTGATAAGCTAGGTTATGACCGAGCAGCACTAGCAGAAAAAGGCTTAACGATATTTTTTACCCAAGTATTCCGCGATAACTTCTTCCATGCCGATATGCATCCGGGTAATGTGTTTGTAGAGACGCCGCCGGTTAAAACACTCACCGCAGATATGGCAGCGGTTGACTTAGGGCATGAACCACGCTATATCGGACTTGATTGCGCCATCATGGGTACGCTATCAAAAGACGATCAGCTTATCGTCGCGCGCATGCTGTTGGCGGTGATGAATAACAACTTTACGGCGATGGTTGATATCGTCAGCCGTGCCGGTTGGATTCCACCAAATACAGACAAGCATGCCCTGATGCGCGATATGAAACGCACGGTTGGTCCAATGCTACAAAAGTCTATCAATGATATCGACTTTGCTGGTGTCTTAA
This region of Psychrobacter sp. JCM 18902 genomic DNA includes:
- a CDS encoding ABC1 kinase family protein; protein product: MLLSHRARLLELWRIAATYRIDTHLSIEDAPQLQPLARLIRLHPAAWGKKHQPNAIKYALEDMGTLFLKLGQLLSTRRDLVPPEIIEQLVQLQDKVKPFNSDVAITQIQDPKHGLGQSIGTLFARFDVKPLAAASIAQVHTAALHDGREVVVKVVRPDIRTTIIADFELLRELANWASARIEAARAIHIVDIVEDYRQVMLNELDLTLEADNTTQMRNNFLGSALMYVPEVYDSAKNVMVMERIQGVPISQVAVFDKLGYDRAALAEKGLTIFFTQVFRDNFFHADMHPGNVFVETPPVKTLTADMAAVDLGHEPRYIGLDCAIMGTLSKDDQLIVARMLLAVMNNNFTAMVDIVSRAGWIPPNTDKHALMRDMKRTVGPMLQKSINDIDFAGVLMQILDIARRHHMSIPPQLMLLLKTLVHVEGLGRDLYPDLDIWSLAKPILSSWIKEQLDPMRNLQHLRQQLPEILLSTTDIPKLLDQGLQSLASQGSRQDSQLREIQQIRADMLNDRRRDWLALSGFAIFIAIATQVVGWLSPIFYILAILVVVWRILA